In a genomic window of Halobacterium zhouii:
- the merB gene encoding organomercurial lyase, which translates to MDDYWARFAEQLAASDQTIEPEDLYTENPTRHEVRVNDHIRYSPCILDALGAAVMEDQDPVTVRSVDPVTGTPVTFTVDDGTVDVTPEEAVITFGIAATIPELEDSDETIFSWMLQAETPSLTNTFCQYINAFESADTYEQWAAETDGETVPFQPAAVGTLVRRYVVLD; encoded by the coding sequence ATGGACGACTACTGGGCCAGGTTCGCCGAGCAGCTTGCGGCGAGCGACCAGACCATCGAGCCGGAAGATCTGTACACGGAGAACCCGACCCGTCACGAAGTCCGCGTAAACGACCATATCCGGTACTCGCCGTGCATCTTAGATGCGCTCGGGGCCGCGGTGATGGAGGACCAGGACCCGGTGACCGTCCGCTCGGTTGACCCTGTGACCGGGACGCCGGTCACGTTCACCGTCGACGACGGGACCGTGGACGTCACCCCTGAAGAGGCCGTGATCACATTCGGGATCGCTGCGACCATCCCTGAACTCGAAGACAGCGATGAAACCATCTTCAGCTGGATGCTGCAAGCCGAGACGCCCAGTCTTACGAACACGTTCTGCCAATACATCAACGCGTTCGAATCCGCAGACACCTACGAGCAGTGGGCCGCAGAAACTGACGGAGAAACCGTCCCGTTTCAACCAGCGGCAGTCGGGACGCTAGTACGGCGGTACGTGGTCCTCGACTAG
- a CDS encoding ArsR/SmtB family transcription factor, translating into MALLESDVPIREVVTTDPEKAKALENDVRAKIIDMLAEKEMTIEEIHDELDHRGEEKAETTVRHHVNVLKDAGMVEIARLEEAGGGTQKYYKSNTRIFSYDLPEDAEETLAGAQETATAELTNLVEMLYEEHGDDIEAVAREMKPCEYCATQHYEEFVIRELLNRALIDLTEGETLEALRPDLEQADDESESHDDEDGR; encoded by the coding sequence ATGGCTCTACTCGAATCTGACGTGCCGATTCGCGAGGTTGTGACGACAGATCCGGAGAAGGCGAAAGCACTGGAGAACGACGTACGAGCGAAGATCATCGATATGCTCGCTGAAAAGGAGATGACCATCGAGGAGATTCACGACGAGCTAGACCATCGCGGCGAGGAGAAGGCCGAGACGACGGTGCGCCATCACGTAAACGTCCTGAAGGACGCGGGGATGGTCGAAATAGCGCGACTGGAGGAAGCTGGCGGTGGCACGCAGAAATACTACAAATCGAACACCCGCATTTTCTCCTACGACCTTCCAGAGGACGCTGAGGAGACGCTCGCTGGGGCGCAAGAAACGGCGACAGCGGAGCTAACGAACCTCGTAGAGATGCTCTATGAGGAACACGGCGACGACATCGAAGCGGTTGCACGGGAGATGAAGCCGTGCGAGTACTGTGCAACACAGCACTACGAGGAGTTCGTCATCCGGGAATTGCTGAACCGCGCGCTCATCGACCTAACAGAGGGTGAGACGCTGGAGGCGCTACGTCCTGACTTAGAACAAGCCGACGATGAATCCGAGTCCCATGATGACGAGGACGGTCGCTGA
- a CDS encoding heavy-metal-associated domain-containing protein, which yields MERKTIAVTGMSCNGCEQNVENALKTIEGVTRVEADHKGDSVEIVVDENTADDDLNTAIRDAGYDVTA from the coding sequence ATGGAGCGAAAAACGATTGCGGTCACCGGGATGTCCTGCAACGGCTGTGAGCAGAACGTCGAGAACGCGCTCAAAACGATCGAGGGTGTCACTCGCGTCGAGGCCGACCACAAGGGAGATTCTGTGGAGATCGTCGTCGACGAGAACACCGCAGACGACGACCTCAATACAGCGATTCGAGACGCTGGCTACGACGTCACGGCCTAG
- the lpdA gene encoding dihydrolipoyl dehydrogenase → MPDEYDLIVLGGGMAGLPVAMKSAYSGMETALVEEDLLGGTCLNRGCIPTKTMIRSAEVANLAHRSEEFGIDIDGTIKADMDAIVQRKDDVVESIREGAYNNVEDNENLTLVEDHGVFESAHELRVGDRTLSADRIVINTGARPAKPPIDGLDEVEVQDSTSLLFLDEVPDSLVVIGGGYVGTEYAQMYSRFGADVTVFQRGDRVLPREEPAVSDVIEDVFTDEGIDVHTNTAVTALTSDGDDILVEADGPDGTVETTASDVLLAAGRRPNTDGIGLDEAGAKTDEHGFVETDDSFGTTADGVYAIGDVSGPPMFTHSARDDADLLYRHLAKNEEVSTEGRTVPWAVFTDPQVGHVGLTEEEARDAGYEVGVGRQTLAEQAKPKALGETAGFIKLVTDAETDELLGAHIVGEQGAEIVHELVLAIELGATAEQIANTMHIHPTLPESINSAAGGVHKPS, encoded by the coding sequence ATGCCGGACGAGTACGATCTTATCGTTCTCGGCGGCGGTATGGCCGGCCTCCCAGTCGCAATGAAATCTGCCTACTCAGGCATGGAGACCGCACTCGTTGAGGAGGACCTGCTCGGCGGGACGTGCCTCAACCGCGGCTGTATTCCGACCAAGACGATGATCCGGAGCGCCGAAGTGGCGAACCTCGCCCACCGTAGCGAGGAGTTCGGCATCGACATCGACGGTACCATCAAGGCCGACATGGACGCCATCGTCCAGCGGAAGGACGACGTCGTCGAGAGCATTCGCGAGGGAGCCTACAACAACGTCGAGGACAACGAGAATCTCACGCTCGTCGAAGACCACGGCGTCTTCGAGTCAGCCCACGAGCTCCGCGTCGGTGACCGGACACTCTCTGCCGACCGGATCGTCATCAACACGGGAGCCCGTCCAGCAAAACCGCCGATCGATGGCCTCGACGAGGTTGAGGTCCAAGATAGTACATCGCTGCTATTTCTCGACGAGGTGCCGGATTCGCTGGTGGTGATTGGCGGGGGGTACGTCGGCACCGAATACGCACAGATGTACAGCCGGTTTGGTGCGGACGTGACCGTCTTTCAGCGTGGTGATCGGGTGCTCCCGCGAGAGGAACCGGCGGTCAGTGACGTGATCGAGGATGTGTTCACGGACGAGGGCATCGACGTTCACACTAATACAGCTGTGACGGCTCTCACATCGGACGGAGACGACATCCTTGTCGAGGCCGACGGACCAGACGGAACCGTCGAGACGACCGCCTCGGACGTCCTGCTCGCCGCGGGACGCCGACCGAACACCGATGGAATCGGTCTCGACGAGGCAGGTGCTAAAACCGACGAGCACGGGTTCGTCGAGACTGACGACAGCTTCGGAACGACTGCTGACGGCGTCTATGCCATCGGCGATGTCAGTGGGCCACCGATGTTCACTCACTCCGCACGCGACGACGCAGACCTGCTGTATCGCCACCTCGCGAAAAACGAAGAGGTCAGCACCGAGGGCCGAACCGTCCCGTGGGCGGTGTTCACCGACCCACAGGTTGGCCACGTCGGACTGACAGAGGAGGAGGCCCGTGACGCCGGCTATGAGGTCGGAGTCGGTCGACAGACCCTCGCTGAGCAGGCCAAGCCGAAGGCGCTCGGCGAAACCGCTGGCTTCATCAAACTCGTCACGGACGCCGAGACGGACGAACTCCTCGGCGCGCACATCGTCGGCGAACAGGGCGCCGAGATCGTCCACGAACTCGTCCTCGCAATCGAACTCGGCGCGACGGCCGAACAGATTGCGAACACGATGCACATCCACCCGACACTCCCAGAGAGCATCAATTCCGCTGCCGGTGGCGTTCATAAACCCTCGTGA
- a CDS encoding helix-turn-helix domain-containing protein, producing MRQAVLSVDHETLAEYGFAVFQDAGLLDIEILSCEGPRGVSRIHVEEQLDEHRLDELKTIQWWECVADEGSKHVYLVEMNVAEQLDRVGVDADVMTRTEWAEVHSQGFSFEQTGSQEELSAMLADLQAAGQNITLEKLQDYRIQETPMDVLTDRQHEVLDVAYELGYYDVPRKSSTAEVAADLGVDDSTVSEHLQRAEHNLLESLLG from the coding sequence ATGCGCCAGGCGGTACTCAGCGTCGACCACGAAACACTGGCCGAGTACGGATTCGCGGTCTTTCAGGATGCCGGGTTACTCGACATTGAAATCCTCTCGTGCGAGGGGCCGCGCGGCGTGTCCCGAATCCACGTCGAAGAGCAACTGGACGAACACCGGCTGGACGAACTCAAGACGATCCAGTGGTGGGAATGCGTAGCGGACGAGGGATCGAAGCATGTCTATCTCGTCGAGATGAACGTGGCTGAACAGTTAGACAGGGTCGGTGTCGATGCTGACGTAATGACGCGGACTGAATGGGCCGAGGTACACAGCCAGGGGTTCTCGTTCGAGCAGACTGGCTCACAGGAGGAACTCAGTGCTATGCTCGCTGACTTGCAGGCTGCTGGACAAAATATCACCTTAGAAAAACTGCAGGACTACCGTATCCAGGAGACGCCCATGGATGTACTGACGGATCGACAGCACGAAGTGCTTGACGTCGCGTACGAACTCGGGTATTACGACGTGCCCCGCAAATCGTCAACGGCGGAGGTTGCGGCCGACCTCGGCGTGGACGATTCGACGGTGTCCGAACACCTCCAGCGAGCGGAACACAATCTCCTCGAATCCCTTCTGGGCTAG
- a CDS encoding CBS domain-containing protein produces MGILETGREDVVSVAPDATVEEIAQTMFDQSVGSVLVEENGELEGIITDRDLVVELMTGDGAANVFEDPSTAADVTAQNLMTADPVTVDHEMEFPKVLREMENAAARRIPITKDGDVVGIVTLDDCLPRIAGESEQVSAKLESLAGVVRKESPEPDT; encoded by the coding sequence ATGGGAATTCTTGAAACAGGAAGAGAAGACGTTGTCAGCGTTGCACCGGACGCCACCGTCGAGGAAATTGCACAGACAATGTTCGATCAGTCCGTCGGCAGCGTTCTTGTCGAAGAGAACGGTGAGCTAGAAGGCATTATTACCGACCGTGATCTCGTCGTCGAACTCATGACCGGTGACGGAGCGGCCAATGTCTTCGAAGACCCGTCGACAGCGGCCGACGTGACTGCCCAGAATCTCATGACGGCTGATCCGGTGACTGTCGATCACGAGATGGAGTTTCCGAAGGTTCTTCGCGAGATGGAAAACGCGGCTGCACGACGGATTCCGATTACTAAAGACGGAGACGTAGTAGGAATTGTGACCCTCGACGATTGTCTTCCCCGCATCGCAGGAGAAAGCGAGCAGGTGTCGGCGAAACTCGAATCGCTTGCGGGGGTCGTCCGTAAGGAATCTCCTGAACCGGATACATAA
- a CDS encoding putative iron-sulfur cluster-binding metallochaperone, producing the protein MPATTEPCPDCGNAAGQIKTETVRNMVEPFGNQDIEDDVQYRICKTQDCPVVYFADELDQQFEIDVIREQPNFKLDGDAEPYPLCYCFGYNKEHIQEDIAENGETNIDDWITERVQAEECACRWKSPLGGCCLGNVRAAITEAQEELV; encoded by the coding sequence ATGCCAGCGACGACTGAACCCTGCCCCGACTGTGGGAACGCTGCCGGGCAAATAAAGACCGAAACAGTTCGTAACATGGTCGAACCGTTCGGGAATCAAGATATAGAGGACGACGTTCAGTACCGAATCTGCAAAACTCAGGACTGTCCAGTCGTCTACTTCGCCGACGAACTCGATCAGCAGTTCGAGATTGACGTGATTCGCGAACAACCGAATTTCAAGTTGGATGGTGACGCCGAGCCATACCCGCTGTGTTACTGCTTTGGATACAACAAGGAACACATCCAAGAGGACATCGCGGAGAACGGCGAAACGAACATCGACGACTGGATCACTGAACGCGTCCAGGCCGAGGAGTGTGCCTGTCGATGGAAGAGTCCACTTGGAGGTTGCTGTCTCGGGAACGTGCGAGCGGCGATCACTGAAGCACAGGAGGAACTAGTCTGA
- a CDS encoding DUF6610 family protein, whose translation MSLDISTSSSTAREIAAARQADVVAFLHRVPFALDALKFDFLPGFREDCGYQQTQFQHLDIPVGMLDNDFRNPDLDRYVSRFFEHEPRVGVIGDAYEPDEVDEYVAAAREIQASYPDAELVIVPKCREVIHTIPDDLILGYSRGYADRLAHEFSEPTDWRGQRVHILGGSPPKQLDVIRQLTRPTLTDEPPADIVGLDWNGLHRGAQFGEFWTADGWDDSGRDADHVTVRKTVRHSLGRIRGFWKAHGVWPESTPQENGIHIEYEGPSPSDLDSATCTECGANVWMTRRSPYIAEYDTGEICGYCSYDCYFAHRHRNNLEEFAGEQSVYLPPA comes from the coding sequence ATGTCACTTGATATCAGCACTAGCAGCAGCACTGCGCGAGAGATTGCCGCTGCCAGACAAGCCGACGTCGTGGCGTTCCTGCACCGAGTTCCGTTCGCGTTGGACGCCTTGAAGTTCGACTTTCTTCCTGGCTTTCGGGAAGACTGTGGCTATCAGCAGACCCAGTTTCAGCACTTGGACATCCCCGTCGGGATGCTCGATAATGATTTTCGAAATCCCGATCTTGACCGGTACGTCTCCCGATTTTTCGAACACGAGCCCCGAGTTGGTGTGATCGGGGATGCATACGAACCCGACGAGGTCGATGAGTACGTAGCCGCTGCTCGCGAGATCCAGGCGAGCTATCCCGATGCAGAACTCGTTATCGTTCCCAAGTGTCGAGAGGTGATTCACACGATTCCCGACGACCTCATCCTCGGCTATTCGCGCGGGTACGCCGACCGATTGGCCCACGAATTCTCCGAACCGACTGACTGGCGTGGCCAGCGCGTCCACATCCTCGGTGGAAGCCCACCCAAACAACTTGACGTCATCCGGCAACTGACTCGACCGACGCTCACGGACGAACCACCCGCCGACATCGTCGGCCTCGATTGGAACGGCCTGCATCGCGGGGCGCAGTTCGGGGAGTTCTGGACAGCTGATGGCTGGGACGACAGCGGTCGCGACGCTGACCATGTTACAGTTCGCAAGACTGTCCGGCACAGCCTCGGTCGTATTCGGGGGTTCTGGAAGGCACACGGCGTCTGGCCTGAGTCGACGCCGCAGGAGAACGGCATTCACATCGAGTACGAGGGACCGTCACCAAGCGATCTCGACAGTGCTACCTGTACTGAATGTGGCGCAAACGTCTGGATGACCCGGCGCAGCCCCTACATCGCTGAGTACGATACGGGCGAGATCTGTGGCTACTGCAGCTATGATTGCTACTTCGCGCATCGTCATCGGAACAATCTCGAGGAGTTCGCCGGCGAGCAGAGCGTGTACCTCCCGCCCGCGTGA
- a CDS encoding heavy metal translocating P-type ATPase: protein MGTTQNQFNVGGMSCSFCAESIKKAYNRTDGVEDVDVSLAHEEVLVRYDNETLSEVELKDTLRDLGYTIRDPDKEKRFEEQQAELTNGKRRLLLAGGASIGTAGLMLWMIFVMGRFESTSLAMNLVTLGLALGTMFGPGRYILEKAYNSLRRRIFNQHVLLEAGAFAGLFGGFLGLFVFPGFPTVHFFAVSVFITTYHILSEYTSLLVRTRASQAVQSLLDLRPDTARRVTDDGAVEELAIDDLEVGAHVRVKPGETIPIDGAVVDGESTVDESVATGESIPEEKQSGDEVIGGSINETGTLLVEVTATGEDAFLNQVAREIEQARAMKPGIIQLADRVLKYFVPGVLTIAVLSFLFWILVPAVVPGTILGTGPQVQTGAFAALAVLVLGYPCALGMATPLALIRGGGKAANRGILMRSSDAFQIFPDVDHVVLDKTGTITVGTPAVSEVVALESDESEVVATAAGAEAFSEHPLADAILEYADERGVEYADPKSFESVTGKGVTATVDGDDVRVGKPDWLTTEGIDLSAATDEIERLQHRGLTVSGIARNGTLVGLVGIGDEIKADAAATIERMTDAGITPVMITGDNERTAEAVAAEVGIDQVMADVLPNEKRDEIGRLQHEGHRVAMVGDGINDAPALTQADIGIAIGAGTDIAIESADIVLMGDRLGGVMDAYEIGTESYRKTRQNLLAAFTFNGVGVAAATTGLIHPVFAMIAMVLSVTAVLANSFGGQLLAGEGVNTDFTVDGENTAIGQEDEATV from the coding sequence ATGGGAACGACACAGAACCAATTCAACGTCGGGGGGATGTCCTGCTCGTTCTGCGCCGAGAGTATCAAGAAGGCATACAACCGGACCGACGGCGTCGAAGACGTCGACGTGAGCCTCGCCCACGAAGAGGTACTCGTCCGCTACGACAACGAGACGCTGAGCGAGGTCGAACTCAAGGATACGCTTCGCGACCTCGGGTACACGATCCGCGACCCGGACAAAGAAAAACGGTTCGAGGAACAGCAGGCAGAGCTCACCAACGGGAAACGTCGACTCCTGCTCGCCGGCGGTGCATCCATCGGTACTGCCGGATTGATGCTGTGGATGATCTTCGTGATGGGGCGGTTCGAATCGACATCGCTCGCGATGAATCTCGTTACCCTCGGCCTCGCACTCGGCACGATGTTCGGCCCTGGCCGCTACATCCTCGAGAAGGCGTACAACAGCCTTCGAAGGCGCATCTTCAACCAGCACGTCCTGCTGGAGGCCGGCGCGTTCGCGGGCCTCTTTGGGGGCTTTCTCGGTCTGTTCGTCTTCCCCGGGTTCCCGACTGTCCACTTCTTCGCCGTCTCCGTCTTCATCACCACCTATCACATCCTCTCAGAATACACCAGTCTCCTCGTCCGAACGCGGGCATCCCAGGCAGTACAGAGCCTCCTCGACCTTCGGCCGGACACCGCCCGTCGCGTCACCGACGACGGTGCTGTCGAAGAACTCGCTATCGACGACCTCGAAGTCGGTGCCCATGTGCGCGTTAAACCCGGCGAGACAATCCCCATCGACGGCGCGGTCGTCGACGGAGAGTCGACGGTCGACGAGTCGGTCGCGACTGGCGAGTCCATCCCCGAGGAGAAACAGTCGGGCGATGAGGTGATCGGTGGGAGCATCAACGAGACCGGGACGCTCCTGGTGGAAGTAACCGCCACCGGCGAGGATGCGTTCCTGAATCAGGTGGCCCGCGAAATCGAGCAAGCGCGCGCGATGAAGCCCGGCATTATCCAGCTCGCCGACCGCGTTCTCAAGTACTTCGTTCCCGGCGTGCTGACGATCGCCGTCCTCTCGTTCCTGTTCTGGATTCTCGTGCCGGCAGTGGTTCCCGGCACGATCCTCGGCACGGGCCCACAGGTACAGACCGGAGCCTTCGCCGCGCTCGCGGTGCTCGTCCTCGGGTATCCGTGTGCGCTCGGCATGGCGACACCGCTGGCCCTGATTCGCGGCGGCGGCAAGGCCGCGAACCGGGGCATCCTGATGCGTAGTAGCGACGCCTTCCAGATTTTCCCGGACGTCGACCACGTCGTCCTCGACAAGACGGGGACCATCACGGTTGGGACGCCCGCAGTCTCCGAGGTCGTGGCACTCGAGAGTGACGAAAGTGAGGTGGTCGCGACGGCGGCAGGCGCGGAGGCGTTCAGCGAACATCCCCTCGCCGACGCCATCCTCGAGTACGCCGACGAACGCGGCGTCGAGTACGCAGATCCCAAATCGTTCGAGTCGGTGACCGGCAAGGGTGTGACGGCGACAGTCGACGGGGATGATGTGCGGGTCGGCAAACCAGACTGGCTTACGACAGAGGGCATCGACCTCTCAGCGGCCACCGACGAGATTGAGCGCCTCCAGCATCGGGGCCTCACTGTATCGGGCATCGCTCGTAATGGTACTCTCGTCGGCCTCGTCGGAATCGGTGACGAGATCAAGGCCGACGCCGCAGCGACAATCGAGCGGATGACCGACGCAGGGATTACCCCGGTAATGATCACCGGAGACAACGAGCGCACCGCCGAGGCGGTCGCGGCTGAGGTAGGTATCGACCAGGTAATGGCCGACGTCCTGCCGAACGAGAAGCGTGACGAGATCGGCCGTCTCCAACACGAAGGGCATCGTGTAGCGATGGTCGGTGACGGGATCAACGATGCGCCTGCCCTCACGCAAGCCGATATTGGGATCGCCATCGGTGCAGGCACCGACATCGCCATCGAGAGCGCGGACATTGTCCTGATGGGCGACCGCCTCGGCGGCGTGATGGATGCCTACGAAATCGGGACGGAAAGCTACCGGAAGACGCGTCAGAACCTGCTAGCGGCGTTCACGTTCAACGGGGTCGGCGTCGCCGCCGCGACGACCGGACTGATCCATCCGGTGTTCGCGATGATCGCGATGGTACTGTCAGTAACGGCCGTCCTCGCCAACAGTTTCGGTGGCCAACTGCTCGCCGGCGAGGGCGTCAACACCGACTTCACCGTTGATGGGGAAAACACAGCAATCGGACAGGAGGATGAGGCAACCGTCTAG
- a CDS encoding ArsR/SmtB family transcription factor, giving the protein MSVQLLQSNADVNDARANIFGALSDPTRLRIFQKLIESDEPLNVTEICDQTDLKTNLVSHHLQCLKNCQLVDAEKDGRKKYYEVSRPEAVEMLSLADDCIRQNIESVIGCEIVTDSDDHDE; this is encoded by the coding sequence ATGAGTGTTCAGCTCCTCCAATCGAATGCAGACGTGAACGACGCACGGGCAAATATCTTCGGAGCGTTGAGCGACCCAACTCGATTACGGATTTTCCAGAAGCTGATCGAGAGCGACGAGCCGTTGAACGTGACTGAGATCTGTGATCAAACGGATCTAAAGACGAATCTGGTCTCACACCACCTTCAGTGTCTCAAGAATTGCCAACTCGTCGACGCCGAGAAGGACGGCCGGAAGAAGTACTACGAAGTCAGTCGCCCAGAGGCCGTCGAAATGCTCTCGCTCGCCGACGACTGCATCCGCCAGAACATCGAGAGCGTCATCGGTTGCGAGATCGTTACCGATTCAGATGACCATGACGAGTAA
- the merA gene encoding mercury(II) reductase: protein MDGTGEYDLVILGGGAAAFAAITEASSRGLSTAMVNTGLPIGGTCVNVGCVPSKHLLAVGESAFASRDNPFDAVQYSKDEPTVDWGAALDGTDNLVEQFRQTNYVDVAEHYDTDIYEGYGKLVDDTTIEVVDGADEGARITGEKALVATGSAPWAPPIDGLDDVDYYTSETILDERDLPESIVIIGGGYIALEWGQILHRVGVDVTILQRSERVLSAMEGQLGREMQRAFEEEGINVVTDNDVRQVHSPVADGGAEAVQERIAVETEVDGDEHTFRAEGLFVATGVQPNSENIGLEAVGVETDADGTIRVDEYFQTTNPDIYAAGDVIGEPELETVAAKEGNHGVKNAFGSVERSSAGHSSGQSPREDDEGVTIDYDAVPAVVFTSPEVASVGITELEYMDEHGTCSCRTVQMEDIPRAKAVENTDGLVQIVKHHETDEIVGVHMVAPRAADMIMEATLAVKFGLTVDDIIDTIHPFPTFSEAFKHACQAFRRDTSTMSCCVE, encoded by the coding sequence ATGGATGGAACAGGCGAATATGATCTCGTGATTCTCGGTGGCGGCGCAGCAGCGTTCGCCGCTATCACCGAAGCGAGTAGTCGTGGGCTTTCAACGGCGATGGTCAATACTGGACTGCCTATTGGCGGAACCTGTGTCAACGTCGGCTGTGTCCCCAGCAAGCATCTACTGGCCGTCGGCGAGAGCGCCTTCGCTTCTCGGGACAACCCGTTCGACGCCGTCCAGTACAGCAAAGACGAGCCGACCGTCGACTGGGGAGCCGCGCTGGACGGCACCGACAACCTTGTCGAGCAATTCCGGCAGACGAACTACGTTGACGTCGCCGAGCATTACGATACAGACATCTACGAGGGATACGGCAAGCTGGTCGATGATACAACCATCGAGGTAGTCGACGGTGCGGACGAGGGTGCGCGCATCACCGGGGAGAAAGCGCTCGTTGCCACCGGGAGCGCACCGTGGGCGCCACCCATCGACGGCCTCGACGATGTCGACTACTACACGAGCGAGACCATCCTCGACGAGCGTGATCTCCCCGAGAGCATCGTCATCATCGGTGGCGGATATATCGCGCTCGAATGGGGCCAGATCCTTCACCGCGTCGGCGTCGACGTGACCATCCTCCAGCGCTCCGAGCGCGTGCTCTCGGCCATGGAGGGGCAGCTCGGCCGTGAGATGCAGCGGGCATTCGAGGAAGAAGGGATCAACGTCGTGACCGATAATGACGTCCGGCAGGTTCACTCGCCAGTCGCAGACGGCGGCGCTGAGGCCGTCCAAGAGAGGATCGCTGTTGAAACCGAAGTCGACGGTGACGAACATACCTTTAGAGCGGAGGGCCTGTTCGTCGCGACCGGCGTCCAGCCCAACAGCGAAAACATCGGGCTGGAAGCGGTCGGGGTTGAGACCGACGCTGACGGAACAATCCGCGTCGACGAGTACTTCCAGACGACCAACCCGGATATCTATGCCGCGGGCGACGTCATCGGCGAACCCGAACTGGAGACCGTCGCCGCCAAAGAAGGCAACCACGGCGTCAAGAATGCCTTCGGCAGCGTGGAGCGAAGCTCCGCGGGCCATTCGAGCGGGCAGAGCCCGCGAGAAGACGACGAAGGCGTCACCATCGACTACGATGCAGTTCCGGCGGTCGTGTTCACGAGCCCTGAGGTCGCTTCAGTGGGGATCACCGAACTGGAGTACATGGACGAGCACGGGACGTGTTCGTGTCGCACCGTCCAGATGGAGGACATCCCGCGGGCGAAGGCCGTCGAGAACACTGACGGGCTCGTCCAAATCGTCAAACACCACGAAACCGACGAGATCGTCGGCGTCCACATGGTCGCTCCCCGCGCCGCAGACATGATCATGGAGGCGACGCTCGCCGTGAAATTCGGGCTCACCGTCGACGACATCATCGACACCATTCACCCGTTCCCGACGTTCAGCGAAGCGTTCAAACACGCTTGCCAGGCGTTCCGACGGGATACCTCGACGATGAGCTGCTGTGTGGAGTAA
- a CDS encoding CopG family ribbon-helix-helix protein: MRTSLNVSEDILDEFDETWQAEGLDSRSRAIREAMQEYIEGHSQLEEVSGDVVAVLAFDYQHHEVIHDLHSAQHQFQDVIETMSHTHQGDWCLETVFCHGDAARIRELVYRLRDFDGVGRVKTMLLRSAT, translated from the coding sequence ATGCGAACGAGTTTGAACGTGTCTGAGGACATTCTCGATGAGTTCGACGAGACGTGGCAGGCTGAGGGGTTGGACTCTCGCTCGCGGGCAATTCGTGAAGCAATGCAGGAGTATATTGAGGGCCATTCACAGCTCGAAGAGGTATCCGGTGACGTGGTCGCTGTCTTGGCCTTTGATTATCAGCATCACGAGGTGATTCATGACCTTCATTCTGCCCAGCACCAGTTCCAGGACGTGATCGAGACAATGAGCCATACCCACCAAGGCGACTGGTGTTTGGAGACGGTCTTCTGTCACGGCGATGCTGCGCGGATACGAGAACTTGTGTATCGGCTCCGCGATTTCGATGGGGTCGGTCGGGTGAAAACGATGTTACTCCGATCAGCCACATAA